From Pseudoleptotrichia goodfellowii, a single genomic window includes:
- a CDS encoding thioredoxin domain-containing protein, translated as MLKKILEKKIIKIVLFTLIFTVGSLSFAVDKVKIEYFGRKDCKNCANLERFLEKLSSERNDFEYVEYKIDENKENKSFFDEVTTKLKLVKGTPVIYINENIIQGFNTPETTGQEIIKLIDSGKTKNSIPSLEEYVKNGKYTNISNNGAVCEGDGVCEIPGFTKDASKQVIVNIPFINKSIDLTDYSLPVMSLILGTVDGFNPCAMWVLVLFLTALIAVGSKTKMFRVAGLFILAEAVMYFLILNAWLYTWDFVGLDKWITPIVGIVGIIGGLFFIRNYMKKGDELSCEVTDFKKRAKISNQIKDIANKPFTILTALGIIGLALSVNVIEFACSVGIPQTYTKILQINNISFVQRQLYTFIYIIGYMIDDIIVFGLALLSVNKLQLTTKYSKWVNLFGGILMVILGLILLLKPSLLVV; from the coding sequence ATGTTAAAAAAAATTTTAGAAAAAAAAATAATAAAAATAGTATTGTTTACTTTAATATTTACAGTAGGAAGTTTATCTTTTGCTGTAGATAAGGTAAAAATTGAGTATTTTGGAAGAAAAGACTGTAAAAATTGTGCAAATTTGGAAAGGTTTTTAGAGAAGCTTTCAAGTGAGAGAAATGACTTTGAATATGTAGAGTATAAAATTGACGAAAATAAAGAAAATAAAAGCTTTTTTGACGAAGTTACAACAAAATTGAAACTCGTAAAAGGGACGCCTGTAATTTATATAAATGAAAATATTATACAGGGATTCAATACTCCCGAAACTACAGGACAGGAAATTATAAAACTAATAGATAGCGGGAAGACAAAAAACTCAATTCCTTCTTTGGAAGAATATGTAAAAAACGGGAAATATACAAATATAAGTAATAACGGAGCAGTCTGTGAAGGGGACGGAGTCTGTGAAATACCGGGATTTACAAAAGATGCTTCCAAACAGGTAATTGTAAATATTCCGTTTATAAATAAAAGCATCGATTTGACTGATTATTCGCTGCCTGTGATGTCTTTGATTTTAGGAACTGTAGACGGTTTCAATCCTTGTGCAATGTGGGTTCTTGTGTTATTTTTGACTGCACTTATTGCTGTGGGAAGTAAAACAAAAATGTTCAGAGTAGCAGGATTATTTATTCTTGCCGAAGCGGTTATGTATTTTCTCATACTTAATGCGTGGCTTTATACGTGGGATTTTGTCGGGCTTGATAAATGGATCACACCGATTGTCGGTATTGTCGGTATAATCGGAGGACTGTTCTTTATAAGAAATTATATGAAAAAAGGTGATGAATTGTCATGCGAAGTAACAGACTTTAAAAAACGGGCTAAAATATCCAATCAGATAAAAGATATAGCGAATAAGCCTTTTACAATATTGACTGCTCTCGGAATAATCGGACTTGCATTATCTGTAAATGTAATAGAGTTCGCATGCTCTGTGGGAATACCTCAGACTTACACGAAAATACTGCAAATAAACAATATCTCTTTTGTGCAGCGACAGCTTTACACTTTTATATATATTATAGGGTATATGATAGACGATATAATAGTGTTCGGTCTTGCATTACTTAGTGTAAATAAACTCCAGCTCACAACAAAATACTCTAAATGGGTAAATCTGTTTGGTGGGATATTAATGGTTATTTTGGGATTGATATTGCTCTTGAAGCCGAGTTTGTTGGTTGTTTAG
- a CDS encoding TatD family hydrolase, producing MKIIDTHTHIYDERFEEDFDTVMKNIEEQMEGIVSIGFDPESSKKSIELANKYSFVHAVIGVHPVDIKKYNDEVEKELEKLAFTEKKVVAIGEIGLDYHWMEDPEEVQKEGFRKQIELAERVKLPIVIHTREALQDTLDILREYKNVGGILHCYPGSYEAANPFLDRYYIGVGGTVTFKNNKKTKELVKELSLDKIVLETDCPYLTPVPFRGKRNEPVYTKYVAEEIARIKEISVEEVINITTENAKKIYGI from the coding sequence ATGAAAATAATTGATACGCATACTCATATATACGATGAGCGTTTTGAAGAGGATTTTGATACTGTCATGAAGAATATAGAAGAACAGATGGAAGGCATTGTCAGTATCGGATTTGATCCGGAAAGCTCTAAAAAGAGCATAGAACTTGCCAATAAATATTCTTTTGTTCATGCGGTAATAGGAGTGCATCCTGTAGATATAAAAAAATACAATGATGAAGTAGAAAAAGAATTGGAAAAACTGGCTTTTACAGAAAAAAAAGTTGTAGCAATAGGGGAAATAGGGCTTGATTATCATTGGATGGAGGATCCTGAAGAAGTCCAGAAAGAAGGTTTCAGAAAGCAGATAGAACTTGCTGAAAGAGTGAAGCTTCCTATTGTAATTCATACGAGAGAAGCACTTCAGGATACCCTTGATATTTTGAGGGAATATAAGAATGTCGGAGGAATTTTGCATTGCTATCCCGGATCTTATGAAGCTGCAAATCCTTTTCTAGACAGATATTACATAGGAGTAGGAGGGACTGTAACTTTTAAAAATAACAAAAAAACAAAAGAGCTTGTGAAAGAGCTTTCCCTTGATAAAATCGTACTTGAAACTGACTGCCCTTATTTAACACCTGTTCCTTTCAGAGGAAAGAGAAACGAGCCTGTTTATACAAAATATGTAGCTGAAGAAATAGCAAGGATAAAAGAAATATCAGTTGAAGAAGTAATAAATATTACTACGGAAAACGCAAAAAAAATATACGGTATATAA
- a CDS encoding S-ribosylhomocysteine lyase, with translation MERIASFQVDHIRLNRGLYVSRIDEVNGNYLTSFDIRMKLPNREPVINIAELHTMEHLGATFLRNHPVWKNEIVYFGPMGCRTGFYLILKGKLESKDIIDLMKELYKFMAEFEGAIPGATAIECGNYLDQNLPMAKFEAKKYLEETLNNLKEENLNYPE, from the coding sequence ATGGAAAGAATAGCAAGTTTTCAAGTGGATCATATAAGACTTAATAGAGGACTTTATGTATCGAGAATAGATGAAGTAAACGGAAATTATTTAACAAGTTTTGATATAAGAATGAAACTTCCTAATAGAGAGCCTGTAATCAACATAGCCGAATTACATACAATGGAACATTTGGGAGCGACATTTTTGAGAAATCATCCTGTTTGGAAAAATGAAATTGTATATTTCGGTCCTATGGGATGCAGAACAGGATTCTACCTTATTTTAAAAGGGAAACTTGAATCAAAAGATATAATTGATTTGATGAAAGAATTGTATAAATTTATGGCGGAATTTGAAGGGGCAATTCCCGGTGCAACGGCAATAGAGTGCGGAAATTACTTGGATCAGAATTTACCTATGGCAAAGTTTGAAGCTAAAAAATATTTGGAAGAAACATTGAATAATTTGAAGGAAGAGAATTTGAATTATCCTGAATAG
- a CDS encoding D-alanine--D-alanine ligase: protein MSKLLKVGVISGGVSTERDVSLNTGREIVKNLNREKYEVFDIVINSENEVFEKLKDLNLDFVYIALHGAFGEDGRIQAILESLGIAYGGPGVMSSSVCMDKELTKKIVATYGVRVAKGLSVRRGETADFKTISEKLGKRIIVKPNSGGSSIGVSFVESEEQLQEALKLVFTMDKEALVEEVLSGTEISVPVIDGKVYPTLKIEAVAGEYFDYKSKYSDGGAREFVFEFEKEIQQEIDKFAYDSYYAMKCEGFSRVDFMVVGDKPYFMEVNTLPGMTAASLLPKSTASKGYSYSETLDLLIEASMKVDRK from the coding sequence ATGTCTAAATTATTAAAAGTAGGAGTTATAAGCGGAGGAGTGTCGACCGAAAGAGATGTTTCTCTGAATACAGGAAGGGAAATTGTTAAAAATTTAAATAGAGAGAAATATGAAGTCTTTGACATTGTAATAAATTCTGAAAATGAAGTTTTTGAAAAGTTGAAAGATTTAAATTTGGATTTTGTATATATAGCATTACATGGAGCTTTTGGAGAGGACGGAAGGATACAGGCGATTCTTGAAAGTCTCGGAATAGCTTACGGAGGTCCGGGAGTGATGTCGAGTTCTGTCTGTATGGATAAAGAACTCACGAAAAAAATAGTAGCTACATACGGTGTGAGAGTAGCAAAAGGATTGAGTGTAAGAAGAGGGGAAACTGCGGATTTTAAAACGATAAGCGAAAAATTGGGAAAAAGAATAATCGTAAAGCCTAATTCAGGAGGATCGAGTATAGGAGTAAGCTTCGTAGAAAGCGAAGAACAGTTACAGGAAGCTCTAAAGCTTGTATTTACAATGGATAAGGAAGCTCTTGTAGAAGAAGTTTTGAGCGGTACTGAAATCAGTGTTCCCGTTATCGACGGAAAAGTATATCCGACACTTAAAATAGAAGCTGTAGCGGGAGAATACTTTGACTATAAGTCTAAATATTCTGACGGAGGAGCAAGAGAATTTGTATTTGAATTTGAAAAAGAAATACAGCAGGAAATTGATAAATTTGCCTATGACAGCTATTATGCAATGAAATGTGAAGGATTTTCCAGAGTGGATTTTATGGTAGTAGGAGATAAGCCTTATTTTATGGAAGTGAATACATTGCCGGGAATGACTGCTGCGAGCCTGCTTCCCAAAAGTACAGCTTCAAAAGGATACAGTTACAGTGAAACATTGGATTTATTGATAGAGGCTTCAATGAAAGTGGATAGGAAATAA
- a CDS encoding PTS fructose transporter subunit IIB produces MKKIVAVCACPMGLAHTFMAADSLEKAAKELGVEIKIETQGADGVQNELTKKDITEADAVILALAITPQGMERFEDCDPYEITLKEAIRGGKEILEEIVSEL; encoded by the coding sequence ATGAAAAAAATTGTGGCAGTTTGTGCATGTCCGATGGGCCTGGCACATACATTTATGGCGGCGGATTCTTTGGAAAAGGCTGCAAAAGAATTAGGAGTAGAAATTAAAATAGAAACTCAGGGAGCGGACGGAGTTCAAAATGAATTGACAAAAAAAGACATTACCGAAGCAGATGCGGTTATTTTAGCGTTGGCTATTACACCACAGGGCATGGAACGTTTTGAGGATTGTGATCCTTATGAAATAACTTTAAAAGAGGCTATTCGTGGGGGAAAAGAAATTCTGGAAGAAATAGTAAGTGAATTATAG
- the acpS gene encoding holo-ACP synthase, with protein MEIYGIGTDIIEISRIKEALHRTESFKKKVYTEKEIEYIEKKKNPYASFAGRFAGKEAVSKALGTGVRGFSLKDVEILNNELGKPDVILYNELLNIAKDMKIQISISHSKEYAVSTVIIYK; from the coding sequence ATGGAAATATACGGAATAGGTACCGATATTATAGAAATAAGCAGAATAAAAGAAGCTCTTCACAGAACGGAATCTTTTAAGAAAAAAGTATACACTGAAAAAGAAATAGAGTATATAGAAAAAAAGAAAAATCCTTATGCAAGTTTTGCAGGGAGATTTGCCGGAAAAGAAGCTGTTTCTAAAGCATTGGGAACAGGAGTAAGGGGATTTTCTTTAAAAGATGTAGAGATTTTAAATAACGAATTGGGGAAGCCTGATGTTATACTGTATAATGAATTGCTTAATATTGCAAAAGATATGAAAATACAGATAAGTATATCACACAGTAAAGAATACGCAGTTTCTACAGTAATTATTTACAAGTAA
- a CDS encoding Hsp33 family molecular chaperone HslO, giving the protein MKEKSKLIRGTSKCARFFVCDTTQIVQESKDIHNLDPVATTLFGKLLTITAIMGKDLKGENDLITLRVSGDGPYGSMLATGNKKGEVKGYTGTLEEEKLNKIINEKGKFITDETGQVRFLGNGTLQVIKDMGLKEPFVGLTQLDGEDIADTMAHYFLISEQIKSVVTLGVKLTANGNVKKAGGYVVQLLPGVEERFIDKLEDKLRQIRSITELLSGGFSPERIVELLYEDISAVEDEAEMSGAHVKKYVEDYEILEESTLEYKCNCTKEKFYKGIITLGKKEINQILEEEGKIQVECHFCGKKYTFEKDDFKNM; this is encoded by the coding sequence ATGAAAGAGAAATCAAAATTAATAAGGGGCACAAGTAAATGTGCAAGATTTTTTGTTTGCGATACCACACAAATTGTGCAGGAAAGTAAAGATATACATAATCTAGATCCTGTTGCGACAACATTATTCGGAAAACTTCTCACAATAACTGCAATTATGGGGAAAGATTTAAAAGGAGAAAACGATCTGATTACTTTAAGAGTGTCGGGAGACGGTCCTTATGGCAGTATGCTTGCCACGGGAAATAAAAAAGGCGAAGTAAAAGGATATACAGGAACATTGGAAGAAGAAAAACTGAATAAAATAATAAATGAAAAAGGTAAATTTATAACTGATGAGACCGGACAAGTGAGATTTTTAGGGAACGGAACTTTGCAGGTAATAAAAGATATGGGATTAAAAGAGCCTTTTGTAGGATTGACACAGCTCGACGGAGAAGATATTGCCGATACGATGGCTCATTATTTTCTGATTTCCGAGCAGATAAAATCGGTAGTTACTTTAGGAGTAAAACTTACTGCCAACGGTAATGTGAAAAAAGCCGGAGGGTATGTCGTTCAGCTGCTTCCGGGAGTGGAAGAAAGGTTTATAGATAAACTGGAAGATAAATTAAGACAAATAAGAAGTATTACTGAACTTCTTTCGGGAGGATTTTCTCCTGAAAGAATTGTCGAACTTCTATATGAAGATATATCGGCTGTTGAAGATGAAGCGGAAATGTCCGGAGCTCATGTTAAAAAATATGTTGAAGATTATGAAATCCTCGAAGAATCAACATTGGAATATAAATGCAACTGTACAAAAGAAAAATTTTATAAAGGAATAATTACTTTAGGAAAAAAAGAAATAAATCAGATACTTGAAGAAGAAGGAAAAATTCAGGTAGAATGTCATTTCTGCGGTAAAAAATATACATTTGAAAAAGATGATTTTAAAAATATGTAA
- a CDS encoding BglG family transcription antiterminator, whose translation MVKKRHFEIINLMINSKNGITIRNIADLYNMTERSIRYDIDELNIFFKEKNCRNIIEINNNKLKILYVKKEIEKIIYKISIEEYYLSEEERINVLSYEVFLLKNEFILQYFSKKYNLSKTTIRYSLKEVNHIVREYNLTIDMSNKGYKVVGNEVNIRKYIINILRKYLKIIKEKNTEYNPYTNIIEQFLSKNDMEFFKVLVGKILNKTGKTVSDEAFETLQLFLLTSVVRNEKNLKIKEDVENKLFLSKTTEFIEIQEILKKIKNIEEKDIYYFVDFFLGSYSYNPDYSYFLNWVLMESLIEQFLVELSKELKINLVTDIILRKELLNHLKPAIYRMKNKFKLTESVLKEVKEQYSDLYNKTTLSLKVISDFVNIPFDEDEAAFITIMVQRAVTRNSQSVLSKKEPDILIVCGLGYSSSRFLYENINNQFQVNIIDIIPFNQLENYNYLKKADIIISTLDFSLDGIDVITVNPIMNNNDIVKLKNYGLTERKNKIKLSELISFVKNISDEKELKKRLIKNFGENIYDDTEKKKDDKKSFVNLLSEENIKLNTEVTNLNELIEFTGQVMINSGLVKEDYIEELKNQIAQYGKYILIGEKTILPHGQLLKNVKKTGFSLITLKEGIDFFGSEVKIVICLASRHTEEHLQAILELNGYLKNSDFEKELLNKKTSKEVMDYLKILNKQESKNEKFY comes from the coding sequence ATGGTAAAAAAAAGACATTTTGAAATTATTAACTTGATGATAAATTCTAAAAATGGAATTACGATAAGAAATATTGCCGATTTGTATAATATGACCGAAAGAAGTATTCGCTACGATATTGATGAGTTGAACATATTTTTTAAAGAGAAAAATTGTAGAAATATTATTGAGATTAATAATAATAAATTAAAAATTTTGTATGTCAAAAAGGAAATTGAAAAAATCATTTATAAGATTAGTATTGAAGAATATTATTTATCCGAAGAAGAGAGAATAAATGTACTTTCTTATGAAGTATTTTTATTGAAAAATGAGTTTATTTTACAGTATTTCAGTAAAAAATATAATTTGAGCAAAACGACAATAAGATATTCACTCAAAGAAGTGAACCATATTGTTAGGGAATATAATTTAACAATTGATATGAGTAACAAAGGATATAAAGTTGTAGGAAATGAAGTAAATATAAGAAAATATATAATAAATATATTGAGAAAATATTTGAAAATCATAAAAGAAAAAAATACGGAATATAATCCTTATACAAATATTATAGAGCAATTTTTATCAAAAAATGATATGGAATTTTTTAAAGTATTAGTTGGGAAAATTTTAAATAAAACAGGGAAAACTGTAAGTGATGAAGCTTTTGAAACACTGCAGTTATTTCTTTTGACTTCGGTAGTAAGAAATGAAAAAAATCTGAAAATAAAAGAAGATGTAGAAAATAAGCTATTCCTTTCAAAAACGACTGAATTTATTGAAATACAGGAAATTTTGAAAAAAATAAAAAATATAGAAGAAAAAGATATTTATTATTTTGTTGATTTTTTTCTGGGTTCATATTCATATAATCCAGACTATTCTTATTTTTTAAACTGGGTCTTAATGGAAAGTCTGATAGAACAGTTTTTAGTAGAGTTAAGCAAGGAGTTAAAAATAAATCTTGTTACAGATATAATTTTAAGAAAAGAATTACTTAATCATTTAAAGCCCGCAATTTACAGAATGAAAAATAAATTTAAATTGACGGAAAGCGTATTAAAAGAGGTAAAGGAGCAATATTCAGATTTGTATAATAAGACTACTTTAAGTTTAAAAGTGATTTCCGATTTTGTAAATATACCTTTTGATGAAGATGAGGCAGCATTTATAACGATTATGGTGCAAAGAGCCGTAACAAGAAACAGTCAGTCTGTATTGTCCAAAAAAGAACCTGATATATTAATTGTTTGCGGTTTAGGTTACAGCAGCTCGAGGTTTTTATATGAAAATATAAATAATCAGTTTCAGGTAAATATAATTGATATTATTCCGTTTAATCAACTGGAAAATTATAATTATCTGAAAAAGGCCGATATCATTATATCAACGTTGGATTTCAGTTTGGACGGCATTGATGTGATAACTGTCAATCCGATAATGAATAATAATGATATTGTAAAATTAAAGAATTATGGATTAACAGAAAGAAAAAACAAAATAAAACTTTCGGAATTGATAAGTTTTGTAAAAAATATTTCTGATGAAAAAGAATTAAAAAAAAGACTGATAAAGAATTTCGGAGAAAATATCTATGATGATACGGAAAAGAAAAAAGATGACAAAAAAAGTTTTGTAAATTTGCTGTCCGAAGAAAATATTAAGTTAAATACAGAAGTCACAAATTTAAACGAACTTATAGAATTTACAGGACAGGTAATGATTAATTCGGGACTTGTAAAGGAAGATTACATCGAGGAGTTAAAAAATCAAATTGCTCAATACGGTAAATATATTTTAATAGGAGAAAAAACGATTTTGCCTCACGGCCAACTTTTGAAAAATGTTAAGAAGACAGGTTTTTCCCTAATAACGTTAAAAGAAGGAATAGATTTTTTCGGCAGTGAAGTAAAAATTGTAATATGTCTTGCTTCACGGCATACAGAAGAGCATTTACAGGCTATTCTTGAATTAAATGGATATTTAAAAAATTCCGATTTTGAAAAAGAATTGTTAAATAAAAAAACATCGAAAGAAGTAATGGATTATCTAAAAATTTTAAATAAGCAGGAGAGTAAAAATGAAAAATTTTATTGA
- a CDS encoding PTS sugar transporter subunit IIA — translation MKNFIDINNMVLDLETEDKNLIINKMVETILEKNLIDKEKFIRDVLKREETENTVVGFKVAIPHGKSEYIKSPQIVFAKLKKEIFWGDPEEKVKYIFLLGVPAASAGEHIEILMKLSKKILDGKFREKLENTNDKKELLKIILE, via the coding sequence ATGAAAAATTTTATTGATATAAATAATATGGTTTTAGATTTAGAAACTGAAGATAAAAATCTGATAATAAATAAAATGGTAGAAACAATTCTCGAAAAAAATCTAATTGATAAGGAAAAATTTATTAGAGATGTTTTGAAAAGGGAGGAAACTGAAAATACTGTTGTAGGGTTTAAAGTAGCAATTCCTCATGGAAAATCGGAATATATAAAATCTCCACAAATAGTATTTGCCAAATTAAAAAAGGAAATTTTTTGGGGGGATCCTGAAGAAAAAGTAAAATATATATTTTTGCTGGGAGTTCCTGCAGCTTCGGCAGGAGAGCATATTGAAATTCTGATGAAATTATCGAAAAAAATACTTGATGGAAAATTTAGGGAAAAACTGGAAAATACAAACGATAAAAAAGAGTTATTAAAAATTATTTTAGAATAG
- a CDS encoding PTS fructose transporter subunit IIC — protein MAQLKRRKNSFWQEFYKHLMTGISYMIPVLIMGGLIGAFSQVIPYVIFKIEPNVSILDAIKTGQYTGMNLQLLKLASLMESFGFTLFGFAIPMFAAFVANSIGGKTALAAGFIGGYVANKPISVVGMVDGAWDKITPVPSGFLGAFIVAVIIGYFVKYLNKNINLPKNWLAFKSTFLIPLLASLFCMVVMVFVITPLGGWINLQIRALLEAAGAAGQFAYALVLSATTAFDLGGPVNKAAGFVALGFTTEKVLPITARTIAIVTPSIGLGLSTLIDRKLVGRRVYNSEFYDAGKTSIFLAFMGISEGAIPFALENPGFTIPLYVVSSVIGAFSGIALGAVQWFPESAIWAWPLVKNLHSYILGIAIGSVIIAVCNVLYRNKLIKDGKLEIDEY, from the coding sequence ATGGCTCAATTAAAAAGAAGAAAAAACAGTTTTTGGCAGGAGTTTTACAAACATCTTATGACAGGGATATCCTATATGATACCCGTATTAATAATGGGAGGACTTATCGGAGCATTTTCACAGGTTATTCCTTATGTCATATTTAAAATAGAACCGAATGTTTCTATTTTGGATGCTATAAAAACAGGCCAATACACAGGAATGAACTTACAGTTATTGAAACTTGCCTCACTTATGGAAAGTTTCGGATTTACATTGTTTGGTTTTGCAATCCCTATGTTTGCAGCGTTTGTCGCTAATTCTATAGGTGGGAAAACTGCATTAGCGGCAGGATTTATAGGAGGATATGTAGCAAATAAGCCGATTTCTGTTGTCGGAATGGTAGATGGGGCATGGGATAAAATCACTCCCGTTCCTTCAGGATTTTTAGGAGCATTTATTGTTGCTGTGATAATAGGGTATTTTGTTAAATATTTAAATAAAAATATCAATTTACCGAAAAATTGGTTGGCATTTAAGTCGACGTTCTTAATTCCTTTATTGGCTTCGTTATTTTGTATGGTAGTAATGGTATTTGTTATAACTCCGTTAGGAGGTTGGATAAATTTACAAATTAGAGCATTGTTGGAAGCAGCAGGAGCAGCAGGACAATTTGCTTATGCTCTTGTATTATCTGCAACTACAGCTTTCGACTTAGGAGGTCCTGTCAATAAAGCAGCAGGTTTTGTAGCTTTGGGATTTACAACAGAAAAGGTTCTGCCTATTACTGCAAGAACAATAGCTATAGTAACACCGTCAATAGGTTTGGGGCTTTCGACTTTGATAGACAGAAAACTTGTAGGAAGAAGAGTATATAACAGTGAATTTTATGATGCAGGAAAAACATCAATTTTCTTGGCATTTATGGGAATTTCTGAAGGAGCAATACCGTTTGCTTTGGAAAATCCGGGATTTACTATACCATTGTATGTTGTATCATCTGTGATAGGAGCATTTTCAGGCATAGCTTTGGGAGCGGTACAATGGTTTCCTGAATCTGCAATATGGGCATGGCCTCTTGTAAAAAATCTTCATTCTTATATTTTGGGAATAGCTATAGGTTCTGTTATAATAGCGGTATGTAATGTTTTATACAGAAATAAATTAATAAAAGACGGAAAGTTGGAAATCGATGAGTATTAA